The following coding sequences are from one Rutidosis leptorrhynchoides isolate AG116_Rl617_1_P2 chromosome 11, CSIRO_AGI_Rlap_v1, whole genome shotgun sequence window:
- the LOC139877205 gene encoding uncharacterized protein, with product MDCKTSEYSGHRDPIVTMNWLREVERTLKACQCEPELRVTYASRLLKNRAMVWWDTITAPLSEEQLNQVTWEQFSAKVQEQYCTAFDINRLKQEFMQMTMIEEMTVDEAFEQFMDKLRFVHQWKPDEQSRVQWFVEILRPEYCTIARLATTLSQAHMLAKVTESDIKAARSVKTEIVSQVKPATSHSSQQSKKSSRFKPKGQSSQGGSVSSGQKTWCRTCKSSHKGHRFAECPATRKSYSEAGSGSGVRAVSAGGSSASSVGQKRKNPPPPEARAFQMSVDAATATDDAITGMFLVNSVLARVLFDCGANRSFVSTTFCDKLNVPVSVLNEPLSVEVGDGRTVQVTKFVSGITIDIEGSLFPVICLVMPIPSFDVVLGMNWLSDHKAHIKCDRKIISFPVAGGKRVVARGDRGGFRCPLLSMTEAQKSLAKGCDSFLTYVIDVKKEKKVVSDIPVVSEYPEVFPDELPCLPPIREVEYKIELVPRAMPVAKAPYRVAPSKIREMMSQIQELLDRGFIRPSSSSWGAPETAFQTLKRLLCQAPVLALPEGSDDFVMYCDASLSGLGCVLMQRDRVIAYASRQLKPSEKNYPAHDLEMAAMNMRQRRWQELIKDYDCEIRYHPGKANIVADALSHKKSTDNVKFMRIEIMSDLVDRLKITPLEALHDEHLKSELMVKRRVELMNDSRGLKTYRERVWVPLLGGLRDLILNEAHKSRLSVHPGSTKMYHDLKIEIPDLYLTSGIVYKKPKYSLSSSD from the exons ATGGACTGCAAGACCTCTGAGTATTCGGGTCATCGCGATCCGATTGTGACAATGAATTGGTTAAGGGAAGTGGAACGGACATTGAAAGCCTGTCAATGTGAACCGGAATTGCGGGTAACTTATGCCAGTCGACTCTTAAAGAATAGagctatggtttggtgggatacaattACTGCTCCGTTGTCCGAAGAGCAACTCAATCAGGTCACATGGGAACAATTTTCTGCAAAGGTCCAAGAGCAGTACTGTACCGCATTTGATATCAATCGATTGAAGCAAGAGTTTATGCAAATGACGATGATTGAAGAAATGACAGTCGATGAAGCCTTTGAGCAGTTTATGGACAAGTTAAGGTTCGTGCATCAGTGGAAACCTGACGAACAGTCCAGAGTGCAATGGTTTGTAGAAATTTTACGACCTGAATATTGCACGATTGCAAGACTTGCTACTACTTTGTCACAAGCGCATATGTTGGCAAAGGTAACTGAAAGTGACATTAAGGCGGCCAGAAGTGTGAAAACTGAAATTGTGTCGCAAGTGAAACCAGCGACAAGTCACTCTAGCCAGCAATCAAAGAAATCAAGTCGGTTTAAGCCAAAAGGGCAATCTAGCCAGGGTGGATCAGTGTCAAGTGGTCAGAAGACATGGTGTAGAACGTGTAAGTCTTCGCACA AGGGTCATAGATTTGCAGAGTGTCCAGCTACAAGAAAAAGTTATTCCGAGGCGGGGTCCGGGTCAGGGGTACGTGCTGTGTCAGCTGGGGGATCATCTGCTTCCTCTGTGGGGCAGAAGCGCAAGAATCCTCCACCACCTGAAGCTAGAGCCTTTCAGATGTCAGTAGACGCTGCCACTGCTACTGACGATgcaattaccggtatgttcttagtAAATTCTGTGCTAGCTCGTGTACTATTTGACTGTGGAGCAAATCGCTCATTTGTGTCAACTACATTTTGTGATAAGCTAAATGTGCCTGTTAGTGTATTAAATGAACCCTTAAGTGTCGAAGTGGGTGATGGTAGAACTGTTCAAGTCACAAAGTTTGTGTCTGGAATTACTATTGACATAGAGGGTAGTCTTTTCCCTGTGATTTGCCTAGTGATGCCTATACCAAGCTTTGATGTAGTGTTAGGCATGAATTGGCTTAGTGAccataaggcccacattaagtgcGATAGAAAAATTATCTCTTTTCCGGTGGCTGGTGGGAAACGGGTAGTGGCTCGTGGTGATCGCGGCGGGTTCCGTTGTCCATTATTGTCGATGACGGAAGCTCAGAAATCGTTGGCCAAGGGATGTGATTCTTTCTTAACTTATGTGATCGAtgtaaagaaggaaaagaaagtagtGTCCGATATTCCGGTGGTGTCTGAATATCCAGAAGTGTTCCCCGATGAATTGCCATGCTTACCGCCGatcagggaagttgaatataagatcgaGTTAGTGCCAAGGGCTATGCCGGTTGCTAAAGCTCCGTATAGAGTAGCTCCTTCAAAAATTCGCGAAATGATGTCCCAAATTCAAGAACTGTTGGACCGCGGGTTCATTCGTCCGAGTTCTTCGTCGTGGGGTGCACCa GAAACTGCGTTTCAGACTTTAAAAAGGTTGTTGTGTCAAGCGCCAGTGTTAGCCTTACCCGAGGGATCCGACGACTTCGTTATGTATTGTGACGCGTCCTTATCCGGTttgggctgtgtattaatgcaaagggaTCGTGTGATTGCGTATGCGTCTCGACAGTTAAAGCCAAGTGAAAAGAATTATCCAGCACATGActtagaaatggctgca atgaacATGcgccagagacggtggcaagaattAATTAAGGATTACGACTGTGAGAtcagatatcatcctggcaaggcaaacatcgtggctgatgcgttaagtcatAAGAAATCTACTGACAATGTAAAGTTTATGCGAATTGAGATTATGTCTGATTTAGTGGATCGACTAAAGATAACTCCACTCGAAGCATTACATGATGAACATTTGAAATCAGAGTTAATGGTGAAAAGAAGAGTAGAATTGATGAATGATTCTCGAGGATTAAAGACTTATCGTGAACGAGTTTGGGTGCCGTTACTTGGAGGATTGAGGGATTTAATTttaaatgaagcacataaatcgagattatccgtGCATCCCGGTAGTacgaaaatgtaccatgatctgaaa ATAGAGATTCCTGATTTGTATCTAACTTCTGGAATAGTCTACAAGAAACCTAAGtatagcttatcatcctcagactga